AACCCTGCTGTTACCTGCATAAATACGTCCTCTAAGGACCGCTGATGGCTTCCGAACGCCGCCACCCGGAATCCGGCGCCGACCAGGTCACGCAGCAAATCGGCTTCTGAGTTTTCGTCGCCGTCGTGGGCAAACGTGGCCGTGTCCCCTTCGATGTTAATTTCGTGGATGTCATCCCGGGCGTTTAGCCAGGCGACCGCACCATCCAAACCGCCGAGGACCCGCAACCGCACTAAACTTTGCTGCGTTTGTTGTCCGCGGCGCTGAATTTCGGCCACGCTGCCCACGGCCAAAATGCGCCCCTGCTCGATAATGCCCACCACGTCGCACATTTCGCCCAATTCGCTAAGAATGTGCGAACTTACCAAAATGGTTTTTCCGTCGGCGGCCAGGCGGCGGATCATTTCGCGCAGTTCGATCCGCGCTCGCGGATCCAAACCGGCGGCCGGTTCGTCCAACACCAGCACGGCCGGATTATGAATCATCGTTCGCCCCAGGCCAAGCCGCTGCTTCATCCCTTTCGAAAGCCCGCTCACCGCCTTGCTTTGCAACGCGTCCAGACCCGTGAAATCCAGCACGTAATTTATCGCCCGTCGCCGATCGCCGCCGCGCAAGCCGTATGCCCGCGCGAAAAAATCGAGATACTCCAACACGTTCACGTTCGGATACGTGCCGTAATAATCGGGCATGAAACCCAGCCGCCGCCGCACGCGGTCCGGATCGTCAATGACCGAAAAGCCGTCGACGAATGCATCCCCCTGTTGGGGACAATCCAGCGTGGCCAGAATTCGCATGCTGGTGGTTTTGCCCGCGCCGTTGGGACCGATGAATCCAAACACCTGCCCGCGCTGCACTTCAA
This genomic stretch from Pirellulales bacterium harbors:
- a CDS encoding ABC transporter ATP-binding protein, which codes for MPDSMIELRHLHRYFGRTKAVNDVSFEVQRGQVFGFIGPNGAGKTTSMRILATLDCPQQGDAFVDGFSVIDDPDRVRRRLGFMPDYYGTYPNVNVLEYLDFFARAYGLRGGDRRRAINYVLDFTGLDALQSKAVSGLSKGMKQRLGLGRTMIHNPAVLVLDEPAAGLDPRARIELREMIRRLAADGKTILVSSHILSELGEMCDVVGIIEQGRILAVGSVAEIQRRGQQTQQSLVRLRVLGGLDGAVAWLNARDDIHEINIEGDTATFAHDGDENSEADLLRDLVGAGFRVAAFGSHQRSLEDVFMQVTAGLVQ